The sequence below is a genomic window from Pseudorasbora parva isolate DD20220531a chromosome 4, ASM2467924v1, whole genome shotgun sequence.
agATTTGTACCTTAAAAGCCTGTATCAACATGTAGATAACTCCTGGAGAGCCGTGACACCAGTGCACCAGAAGATCCCGAGAGTCACCGACACATGGTGGGTAGTTGCCTGATTGAAACTTCAGCTGACACACGTAGTTCACACTGGGTTTGACTAGATATGAAAGCCTGTCCTCAGCAACAAACCCAGGCTTAAGGGAGAAaaaatttgtttgtttgaatGACTGACCAAAATTGTATTCCCCTCTAACAATTTGTTGTTTTGTCAGTCAATAATGCATGTATTTTAAGTGTACTCACCTGCATCAGGTAGTAGTAGATCCCTGACAACCCATGGGCAGCACCCACATACTCCTCCTGATACCACTCGTACATTAGAGGGCTTTGTTCCTGGATCTTGTTCCTCTGAGATTGGGTCTGCCCTGAAGCCAGCACAGCATCACAGATCTGAAATAAGTGCACATGCAGGTTTAATAAGCTATGACGACATTTCAAAACACATTGAACTTCCATAGTGACATTTTTATTGTAAATTGGACAATATTTTGCACATTGAATGTCAATTGTCCATTCCAACATATATAGTCTTTAATacttttgaaagaaatgtattttgtaatataaataagtaactattcctgtgatggcaaagctgaattttcagcatcattactccagtcttcagtgtcacatgagccTTCAAacatcattctaatatgccaatttgctgctcaagaaacatttcttatcaatGTGCCGTGCACTGCtgtatacaaatattttatagCATTATAAAAGTTTATACTGTTACTTTTGATAAATTTAATGTTGACATTTTATTTCTTGCTACATAGAAGCATTATTTGTATACAGTTCATCTGCCctgatttttatatttattaccaGCCACTGAAAACTATTTATAATTTAACCACAAAAAGTAATGTAGGCTTGGTTACCTCCATTTTATTGGATTATTAAAGTTAGGCTATAATATTAACTTTTGATATTGCATATAAACAAACACTTATTTTTCACTGCCTGCATTTTCTTGGTTACATCAGTAGATGACAACGGTAACTGCATTATTTGATTTCCTAAAACCAGGGGCATTTATTGATGTAATAATTTTGGTCATGTTTAGTATAACCCGTTGACTATCACGCATAACTCATTAGCCAtgaatgctgggttaaaatgagACATGAGCTTTTTTGTTCAGCTTTGAAACAAAATGAATGGTGACTGACCTGTTGAATGTATTGAATGGGAATCTTCTCCTGCTGAAATTGCTGGTTAATGAACATGAGGGAGTAAAGGTAGCCCATTCTGCCATAAAGCAGCTCATCGGGGAGACTGCCTTTCCCCTGCACTACTGACTGGTACAACTGCAGCAGCCTGGAAACATTCGAGCAAATAGATCACAATAAGATCCCCTGGGAATGAAACCCTGTCAAGACAGGGAAAGAGAAACAGGACACAAAGAGCTGAGCTGCCTATAGACCAAGAAAATCCTCCACATTTCACCCTCATCCTGAAACCCTAGTGAGATTTTTAATGAACACCAGCTCTTGGGAGTATTCCAGGGCAATTCTATTAAAGCAGTATTAAGTTATAAACAAGCCAACAATCCAAAGTATACAACACAAGCAGGGTTTGAAATTAACACCGTCAAATGCAGGTAAAAATCAAGTGTGGTGGGCAACGCTGTCAAATCACTAGCCAATTTGGTGGGTCAATTATGggtttactttttatttataaacaaaGCAGTCTGGGAATGGCCTATCTGTGGCAAATAGATACCGCAGCAGAATAGAGTTCTCTTTTGCGGTTGAACAAAAATGCCACCAGAAAGATTTAAATAACATCTTAAACGAACTGAGAATGAGATGCGCGTGACACCGTGCCAGATCCGCATCATGTTCGGCAGTGGCAATCAAAGCAGTTGCTGTGATGTCGGTGATTAATGTTAAATCAAAGAACAAAGCTTTATTAaagattaatctatatttaatttatgttgTGCAGACTGATTGATAactattcaatttctgtatatttaagttcacaGATAATGTGTGaggattgttttaagtttacttaaatttaagcctaataaatgttgaaatttaatcattaaatgtaaaaaaaatatatttatttaaaaatatatttcactGAGACATCAGTGTCAGTGATTCATAAAAAAATGCgcatgtatgcatgcatgtatatatatatatatagtttaagtTGTTTTTCAATTAATTTGGAGTGTAACcgaaaatattacaatataaaagtaATAAACCCAGATGtttttaatcacgattaattatAGAGACAATGTGATTAggttattttttattgattgaCCACACTATAGTATAATATAATTTCTCTTTTTGACTAGTAGAAGTTCTGAATGGCCGCTAACTTGAGTAGCTAAATTGGCCGGTGAGTGAAAAGTTAATTTCAAACCCTGAACACAAGACATTAGACGCAATGTGGACAGCTGAcaacaaacaatacatttcgaTAGTAATTCCTTCTAAATATATCATCTTTTTAGACTTAAGTCAATTATATTTAACTCTCCTATTCAAATAATGCAAATTCCTAATGTTTATCAAGTTTACAAGGGTCAGTGACAAATAATGATGTCTGAGTGACTGCTGCTTCACTGCTAATCTTTTCCTTTAAGAATTTCAGACATCTACTGATTTAgtttaaaaggaaaaaacaaaacaaaaaaactaacaaaatagaTTTGAATTCAGAAATACTAAAATCGTCCCTgtaaattacaattttaatatatCACAAATAATATGATTATGTATTTAGATGTGCAGATCTAATTTGAAACGTGATGTCACTGACCCAACACATACACAAAGATGGAGGTAGAGCAGGGTCAGACCTGTTCACACACTCCTCAGCCTCATGGGGTTTCTGGAGGCGATGATAGACCACCGCCGCTATAGCCAGCGGTCCTGCATCCCCGCACAAGAAGGTCACCCAGCGCTGGGTTAAACTCCTCAGACTGTGGTTGACATAGTCCAGAGCCCTCTGGAGGTAAGAGGGATCTCCATAGACACTGTGGAGATGCAGGTAAAGCAGGGCAACGCCTGCAGTTGGGGGAGGGGGGACTTAGCAATGGGGGCCACGTAGTTTCATGATATAAAACCATGAACATGAGTAGTGAACtataataaatcattaaaaaaaatatatatacaaaaataataataatcagattttaatatattgggaaaaaaaaattataccagCGCATGCCTCAAAGCaatagtccacccaaaaattctgtcatcaatttCTCACCcttgttccaaacctttatgaactttttgaaccTTTCTGCCgaacacaaaatattatattttgaagaatgttggtaaccaaaccaGTGCTTTGGttcacatttaatttcatttaatgaaaataaaattaaataaaacacaatagaAGTCAAAACTATTTGGTTATCAGCATTCTAGTACGTGTAAGTAACTTTGCAGCGACGCCAACTTAATTTGCAACAACATGTAAACCATATCTGTTAGGTTAGGGTCTGTCAACTTATTAAACATGTACTTGTAAAGTAATTTATAGCAAAGACTTTAGATATACAAAGACTATGCTCATATTCcttatgaat
It includes:
- the lancl1 gene encoding glutathione S-transferase LANCL1, with amino-acid sequence MSEPRALKNPYLDYTGPGCAQDLFDMQGNLTQHFASCVSSKIGELMAIMENGLKTADPRDCTGYTGWAGVALLYLHLHSVYGDPSYLQRALDYVNHSLRSLTQRWVTFLCGDAGPLAIAAVVYHRLQKPHEAEECVNRLLQLYQSVVQGKGSLPDELLYGRMGYLYSLMFINQQFQQEKIPIQYIQQICDAVLASGQTQSQRNKIQEQSPLMYEWYQEEYVGAAHGLSGIYYYLMQPGFVAEDRLSYLVKPSVNYVCQLKFQSGNYPPCVGDSRDLLVHWCHGSPGVIYMLIQAFKVFGVRQYLEDALQCGEVIWQRGLVKKGYGLCHGAAGNAYGFLALYKVTQDLKHLYRACMFGDWCMNYGRHGCRTPDTPFSLFEGMAGTIYFLVDLLQPSKAKFPAFEL